The proteins below are encoded in one region of Dermacentor albipictus isolate Rhodes 1998 colony unplaced genomic scaffold, USDA_Dalb.pri_finalv2 scaffold_23, whole genome shotgun sequence:
- the LOC139052441 gene encoding flavin-containing monooxygenase 5-like has protein sequence MAPSVEGQASSGPCESLPPLVVVIGAGSSGLPTVKSCLEEGLRVVCLERTGAVGGLWRYTDEPVEGCGSVARNTMLNSSKEFSAYSDFPPHADSPNFMHHSGMLEYLTRYSKHFDLDSHIRFNHVVESVRRTSADGVDKTDGVGDSGERRWTVSGRKATTGEDFTLHADAVVVCSGHHAVPNWPDLPGLRDTFRGRVVHAHEYRKASMFEDRRVLVVGMGNSGGDIAVELSYVCPQVYMSTRRGTWVAPRLAPGGLPMDVTMCTRAKNTARSLLPFDLGARAFERVLNGHFDHKMYGLKPAHHATNQQLFVNDVLPSRILTGTVQIRGSVARLGPDYAEFHDGSRAVIDDVIVATGYLKHYPFLPPEVAPYVREEHVELYKFIFPVGEPSLAFVGLVDPIGGFWPVAEMQARCVARVLAGKLPLPDAERQRKEAARRASALAVDSARYAVQVHWIAYMDELASLLGVKPNLSRLAITDPVLYRRCVFGPCLPYQFRLEGPHSWEGARQAILDSPDRVASVLTPLTAPQDTRLRRATAGAIDVVATCTVMIVIAYVLSLAI, from the exons ATGGCACCCAGCGTGGAAGGGCAAGCTTCGAGCGGGCCCTGCGAGTCCCTTCCGCCGCTCGTGGTGGTGATCGGCGCCGGGAGCAGCGGACTGCCCACCGTCAAGTCGTGCCTCGAGGAAGGGCTCCGCGTCGTGTGCCTGGAGCGCACGGGCGCCGTGGGCGGCCTGTGGCGCTACACCGACGAGCCCGTGGAAGGGTGCGGCAGCGTGGCGCGCAACACGATGCTCAACAGCTCCAAGGAGTTCTCGGCCTACAGCGACTTCCCGCCGCACGCCGACAGCCCGAATTTCATGCACCACTCCGGCATGCTGGAATACCTCAC GCGATACAGCAAGCACTTCGACCTGGATTCGCACATCCGTTTCAACCACGTGGTGGAGTCCGTGCGGCGAACGTCGGCGGATGGAGTCGACAAGACTGACGGCGTTGGCGACAGCGGAGAGCGTCGCTGGACAGTGTCCGGCCGGAAGGCGACCACGGGTGAGGACTTCACGCTCCACGCTGACGCCGTGGTCGTGTGCAGCGGCCACCACGCGGTGCCCAACTGGCCCGATCTGCCGGGCCTCCGAGACACGTTCCGCGGCCGCGTCGTGCACGCGCACGAATACCGGAAGGCGTCCATGTTCGAGGACCGCCGCGTCCTGGTGGTGGGCATGGGAAACTCTGGCGGGGACATCGCCGTCGAGCTGAGCTACGTCTGCCCACAG GTGTACATGAGCACTCGTCGGGGCACCTGGGTGGCCCCTCGTTTGGCGCCGGGTGGCCTTCCCATGGACGTCACCATGTGCACCAGGGCTAAGAACACtgctcgctcgctgctgccgttCGACCTCGGAGCTCGAGCCTTCGAGCGGGTCCTCAACGGCCACTTCGACCACAAGATGTACGGCCTGAAGCCGGCGCACCACGCCACGAATCAGCAGCTCTTCGTCAACGACGTCCTCCCTTCCCGGATTCTCACCGGAACGGTGCAG ATTCGAGGCAGCGTGGCTCGGCTGGGCCCGGATTACGCCGAGTTCCACGACGGCTCGCGCGCGGTcatcgacgacgtcatcgtaGCGACGGGATACTTGAAGCACTACCCGTTCCTGCCGCCCGAGGTAGCTCCATACGTGCGCGAGGAGCACGTCGAGCTCTACAAGTTCATCTTCCCCGTGGGGGAGCCGAGCCTCGCATTCGTGGGCCTGGTGGATCCCATCGGTGGGTTCTGGCCCGTGGCCGAGATGCAGGCCCGCTGCGTGGCCCGAGTGCTCGCCGGCAAGCTACCGCTGCCCGACGCGGAGAGACAGAGGAAAGAGGCGGCACGCAGGGCGTCCGCCTTGGCCGTCGACAGCGCACGCTACGCCGTGCAG GTTCACTGGATCGCGTACATGGACGAACTGGCAAGTCTGCTCGGAGTGAAGCCCAACCTGAGCCGTTTGGCGATCACCGACCCGGTGCTGTACCGCCGGTGCGTGTTCGGGCCCTGCCTGCCTTACCAGTTCCGCCTTGAGGGGCCCCACTCGTGGGAAGGTGCTCGCCAGGCCATTCTCGATTCTCCCGATCGTGTCGCCTCGGTTCTGACTCCCCTCACGGCGCCACAGGACACGCGCCTGCGCAGAGCCACCGCTGGAGCCATCGACGTAGTGGCCACCTGCACTGTCATGATCGTTATAGCTTATGTGCTATCGTTAGCCATATGA